The DNA sequence GTCCCAGTCGCGCTGCCGGGCGGCGACCTCGTCGTCGCAGAACAGCAGCCAGGCCGTGTTGCGCTCGGTCTCGGGCCGTGCGGCGAAGTCGACGATCACCTCGCAGGCCAGCGCGTTCCAGCCGATGACCTGCGTGGTGCGGGTGATGACGAGCGCGGGCACGGTCAGGGTCTCCAGGAAGAAGCGCGTCGCCGCCGTCACTCGCTCCGGTGCGACGCGCGCAGTCCGAGGGTGACGGCGCGGGGGGTGAGCGAGGTGGTGCAGGTGCGCCCGTTGGGTGTCGTCGAGCATCAGCACCCGGGAGAGCGCGTCGAGCACCGACTCGGACGGTCGTCCACCCCGGCCTTGTTCGAGCCGCACGTAGTAGTCGGTGGACAGACCCACGAGCAGGGCGACCTCCTCACGGCGGAGTCCAGCCACCCGGCGGCGTCCGGTCTCGGGCAACCCGGCCGACATCGGCGTCACGGCGGCACGGCGCGCCTGGAGGAACTCCCCCAGCTCCGACTTCGACTCCCCGGGCCGTGGTGTCCTCATGCCGCCATCCTGCCGAACCCGCGCGGCCGGTGGGTAGGAGTGGGGGTACCCCGGTTGTTCGAACACCGGGTTGCCCCGTGCCCCGGGCCCGGCCGGCCTGGAGGAGAACCGGTTCGTGCCCGACGGTGGAGGCAGGTCAGTCGCGGGCCGCCGGCCTCGGCGGAGGCATTTCACCGCACGATCACTGATCTGATGGGGTCACCATGACGAACTCCGAGCGAACCGACTCCGCGCCGGCGACACCACAGCCGGCGCACCTCTCGCAGGCGAGCCTGGAGGAGAAGATCACCTATCTCCTGGATCGAGTGCAGATCGCGGACGTGGTGCAGCGGTATGGCGAGTGCACCGACATGCGTGATTTCGCCCGTCTCCGGACCTGCTTCGTCGACGAGATCGAGGTCGATCACTCGCCGACGATCGGGATGGGCCGGATGCGAGTCTCGGCCGATCGTTGGTGTGAGCTGGCCGAGGAGTTCCACAGCCAGCTCGACGGGGACGAACACATGCTCATCCCGCAGACCATGACCGTCCTGGGGGACACGGCGTCGTGTCACGTGCTGATGCACGCGCACCACTTCTACCGGCAGGCCAACGGGAGCCCGTTCCAGACCCTGGTCGGAACCTACGACATGGACCTGGTCCGGACCGACGAAGGCTGGAAGATCAGCCGCTCGATCCAGGGTGTGCACTGGTCTGAGGGGAACTGGCAGTTCCACTCCGACATCGCGGACTCGCTGACCGATGTCGGGTAGGTGTCGCGCGGTTACGCCTCTCGCTCGATCGCGGTGGCTCTCGACTGAAGTGATCCCCGTCATCCGCCGGCGGTGGGAGATCCCGGTGGGTCAGGCGGCGGCGCGGACCGCCCGCCGGCTCAGGACCAGCGACAGCACCGTCACCCCGGTGAACGCCAGCGCGGCCCCGAGCGCCCAGCCGGCGAGTACGTCGGAGAGCCAGTGCACACCCAGGTAGACGCGGGTGGACCCGACGGCGCCGGCCCACAGCACCGCGAACGCGGTGAGCAGCACCCGCCCACGGGCACGCAGGAGCGGCCACAACACGAGCACCAGCGTGGTCCAGGCGGCGGCGACCATCGTCGCGTGCCCGGACGGCAGCGACTCGTTCGCCGCCGACACCACCTGCAGGTCCGCCGGCGGCCGGGCCCGGTCGAGGACCCGCTTGACCGCGGTGAACACCCCGCTGGCGACGATCGGCACGGCGGCCAGGCACAGTCCGGCGGCCGGGCGGCCCCGGTAGGCCAGGACCGCCCCGCCGATCAGCCCGACCGCCGTGCTGCCGGCGGTGTTGCCGATCTCGGTGACCACCACCGCGGCCACGGTGACACCGGGGATCCGGTCCGCGGCGAGCCCGACTGCGGTCTCGGTGTCCCCGGCCTGGAGCACTCCGGTGTAGGCGATCGCGACGAGCACCCCGGCGAGCACCAGCAGCAGTGCCGCCACCGGGCCCGTCAGGCGGGCCGGGAGCGGGGGGCGGGCTCGATCATCCATGCCGGGATTCTCACCGGCGGGTGTGTGCCCCGCCGGACGAGGGGTGCTCATCGCCCGCGCCAGGCGCGGTAGCGGCCGATGAGCGCGGCGGTGGAGGCGTCCAGCCCGGCCTCCGCGGCGTCCGGCGGGTCCGCGGCGTGGAGCGCCGGGCCGAACTGCCGGGCCATGGCCTTGCCGAGCTCGACGCCCCACTGGTCGAAGGAGTCGACGCCCCAGATCGTGCCCTCGACGAACGTGACGTGCTCGTAGAAGGCGATGAGCTGTCCCAGCACCGACGGGGTCAGCTTCTCGGCGAGGATCGTCGACGACGGCCGGTTGCCCGGCATGACCTTGTGCGGCACGACGTCGGCCGGAGTGCCCTCGGCCGCGATCTCCGCCGCGGTCCTGCCGAAGGCGAGCGCCGCCGACTGGGCGAACAGGTTCGCCATGAACAGGTCCTGGGAGTCGGCGCCGTCCTCGCCCGCGGCGTCGTGGTGCGGCTGCGCGAAGCCGATGAAGTCGGCGGGCACGAGCCGGGTGCCCTGGTGCAGCAGCTGGTAGAAGGCGTGCTGGCCGTTGGTCCCCGGCTCGCCCCAGAAGATCTCCCCGGTGGTCGTGGTGACCGGGGTCCCGTCGCCGCGCACGGACTTGCCGTTGGACTCCATCGTCAGCTGCTGCAGGTAGGCGGGCAGCCGGTGCAGGTACTGGGAGTAGGGCAGCACAGCGCGGGTCTCGGCGCCGAAGAAGTTCGAGTACCAGATCCCGAGCATCCCGGCGATGACCGGAAGATTCTGCTCGAGCGGGGTGCTGCGGAAGTGGGTGTCCATGGCGTGCATGCCGGACAGGAACTCCGCGAAGTGCTCCTTGCCGATCGCGCACATCAGCGACAGCCCGATCGCCGAGTCCAGCGAGTAGCGTCCGCCGACCCAGTCCCAGAACCCGAACATGTTGTCGGTGGAGATGCCGAACTCCGACACCTTCTCCGCGTTCGTGGAGACGGCGGCGAAGTGCTGGGCGACGGCGCCTGCGGCGTCCGTCCCGAGCCCGGCCAGCAGCCAGGACCGTGCGTTGCGGGCGTTGGTCAGCGTCTCCTGGGTGCTGAACGTCTTCGACGAGACGACGAACAGCGTCGTCGCGGGGTCGAGGTCGAGGGTCTTCTCGTACAGGTCGGTGGGGTCGATGTTGGACACGAACCGGCACTCGAGGTCCCGTTGCGCGTAGTCGCGGAGGGCCTCGTAGGCCATGACCGGGCCCAGGTCCGAGCCACCGATGCCGATGTTGACCACGGTGCGGATCCGCTGCCCGGTGAACCCGGTCCACGCCCCGGAGCGAACGGCGTCGGTGAACTCGCCCATCCGGTCCAGCACAGCGTGCACGTCGGCGACGACGTCCCGGCCGTCGACGGTGAGCGAGGCGTCCCGCGGCAGCCGCAGCGCGGTGTGCAGCACCGCCCGGTCCTCGGAGGTGTTGACGTGCTCGCCGGTGAACATGGCCTCGGTGCGCTCCGGCAGTCCTGCCGCCCGCGCGAGCCCGGCCAGCAGCCCGACGGTCTCGCGGGTGATGCGGTGCTTGGAGTAGTCGAGCACCAGGTCGGCGCCGGTGGCGGTGAGGGCGTTGGCGCGCTCGGGGTCGTCGTCGAACAGCGCCCGCAGGTGGCGCGGCTCGACCTCCGCCGCGTGCTCGGTCAGCACCGTCCACTCGCGCGTCGCCGTGATGTCGTGGCTGTTCGTGTCGGACACGCGGGCCATCATGGCGCAGCGGGCGGTGCCGAGCGCGGCGACCCGGCCGCGGCGGCCGCCACTGCGCCGGCCGGGCGTACCGCCCGTCGCAGACGACGGGGCGCGGGACGAGCGGCCCGTCGTCTGCGACGGGCTGCAGACCGCACCGACCGTCGGTGACCCCCTGACGGGTGAGGCGACGATCACTGCGACGTCCGGGTGACGCGTCCGCCACCGGCGACACGCTGAGTGCTCGTGACCTGCGACGATGCCGCGTCGTCCGACCGTTCGACCGGTCGTGCCACGCAATCCACCGGCCACAGTGACTCCCGGCCGGGTGACGGGTCGTGGCGAGCATCTCGTCGCGTCCCGCGGTCGTCTCGTCGCGCAGAGTCGCTCGATCGGGTGGCGCCCTGGGTTCGTGCACCTAGTGTCTTGTGCATTCCGTGGTGACGAGCTCACCCACGGTGATCATCTCGCACCTGGAGGAACCGTGTACCGCTCCCTGACCGGAACCCCCCGCGACGTCGTGCTCCTCGTCGCCCGCCTGCTGCTGGCCTACATCATGGTCATGCACTCGTGGAAGAAGATCGACGCCGGTCTGTTCGACACCGCGACCGTCTTCGCCAAGTTCGGTATCCCGCTGGCCATCGCCGCGGCCTCCTTCACGATCGTCGTCGAGCTGGTCTTCTCCCTGTCGGTCGCGCTCGGCCTGCGCATGGTCGTCCCCGGCGCCCTGATGACCTTCGTGATGGCCGGTGCGATCTGGTTCGTCCACGGCAGGAACGGCCTGTTCATGGCCGACAACGGCTGGGCGCTGGTCGGCACGATCATCTGCGCCACGCTGATCCTCATGACCGCCGGCGCCGGCCGGTTCAGCGTCGACGAGCTCCTGTCCCGCCAGGCGGCGCGCCGGATGGAGCAGACCCAGGCCATCCCGCGCCAGACCGTCGCTGTCTGACCCGGACCCCCGGCCCGCCCGCGCGCCCCGAAGCCGGGCGGGCCGGTGACCCTCTCCGGGCCCCGCCCGACCGGCGCGACCTCGGCCCGCACCCCGACGCCACGGGGTGCGGGCCGTTCGCGTCCGAAGATAACCTCCGCGGGTGGGCCACGAGCGGACGATCGAGGGGCGGGCGCTGCCCCGGCTGACCGCGATCCGGTACGTCACCCCGCTGCGCGAGGGCGGCTCGCTGCCCGGGCTGATGGAGGCCGACGATCTCGGCACCTACGCGGTCAAGTTCACCGGAGCCGGACAGGGCCGCCCGGTGCTGGTCAACGAGATCGTCTCCGGCGAGCTCGCCCGCGCGCTGGGGCTGCCCGTACCGCGGATCGCGACGATCGTCGTCGACGGGTCGCTCGGGCGCACCGAGCCCGACGAGGAGGTCCAGGAGCTGCTGCGCCACTCCGGCGGGCTCAACCTGGCCGTCGACTTCCTGCCCGGAGCGCTCGACCTGGACCCGATCGCGTTCGACGTCGGGTCCGGGTTCGCCGGGCGGGTGCTCTGGTTCGACGCGCTCGTCGGCAACGTCGACCGGTCCTGGCGCAACTCCAACATGCTGCTGTGGCACCGCAGCCCGTACCTCATCGACCACGGCGCGACGCTCACCTTCGCCCACGACTGGTCGGCGGTCCCGCGCTTCGCCCACCGCCCGTTCGACGCCGGTGACCACGTGCTGCTCGGCGCGCACCCCGACCTGGACGCCGCCGACGCGGCGCTCGCCCCGCTCGTCACCCCGGACCTGCTGCACGACGTGCTGGCCCTGGTCCCCGACGAGTGGATCGCCGACGTCGACGGTGTCGGCGGCCCCGACGAGGTCCGCGCGGCCTACGCCGCCGCGCTGCTGGCCCGGGTCGCCGCGCGCGGGACCTGGCTGCCGGGCGTCGCTGCGACGGTCGCGGCGGGCAGACCGCGCCCGGTGGACCGCGCCCCGCGCCGCCCGCCGTGGCTGCGGATCGGCGGCGTCGGGGGCGGGGAGAGCCGGTGAGCGGCCTCGTCGCCTACGAGTACGCACTGCTCCGGGTCGTGCCGCGGGTCGAGCGCGGCGAGTCGATGAACGCCGGGGTGCTGCTGCACTGCCGCGCACGCGACGTCCTCGCGGTCCGGGTGCACCTCGACCGCTCCCGGCTCGCCGCACTGGACCGGCACGCCGACGCCGACGCCGTCGCCGACCTCCTGGCGACCGTCGCCGCG is a window from the Pseudonocardia sp. HH130629-09 genome containing:
- the pgi gene encoding glucose-6-phosphate isomerase produces the protein MSDTNSHDITATREWTVLTEHAAEVEPRHLRALFDDDPERANALTATGADLVLDYSKHRITRETVGLLAGLARAAGLPERTEAMFTGEHVNTSEDRAVLHTALRLPRDASLTVDGRDVVADVHAVLDRMGEFTDAVRSGAWTGFTGQRIRTVVNIGIGGSDLGPVMAYEALRDYAQRDLECRFVSNIDPTDLYEKTLDLDPATTLFVVSSKTFSTQETLTNARNARSWLLAGLGTDAAGAVAQHFAAVSTNAEKVSEFGISTDNMFGFWDWVGGRYSLDSAIGLSLMCAIGKEHFAEFLSGMHAMDTHFRSTPLEQNLPVIAGMLGIWYSNFFGAETRAVLPYSQYLHRLPAYLQQLTMESNGKSVRGDGTPVTTTTGEIFWGEPGTNGQHAFYQLLHQGTRLVPADFIGFAQPHHDAAGEDGADSQDLFMANLFAQSAALAFGRTAAEIAAEGTPADVVPHKVMPGNRPSSTILAEKLTPSVLGQLIAFYEHVTFVEGTIWGVDSFDQWGVELGKAMARQFGPALHAADPPDAAEAGLDASTAALIGRYRAWRGR
- a CDS encoding HipA family kinase, producing MGHERTIEGRALPRLTAIRYVTPLREGGSLPGLMEADDLGTYAVKFTGAGQGRPVLVNEIVSGELARALGLPVPRIATIVVDGSLGRTEPDEEVQELLRHSGGLNLAVDFLPGALDLDPIAFDVGSGFAGRVLWFDALVGNVDRSWRNSNMLLWHRSPYLIDHGATLTFAHDWSAVPRFAHRPFDAGDHVLLGAHPDLDAADAALAPLVTPDLLHDVLALVPDEWIADVDGVGGPDEVRAAYAAALLARVAARGTWLPGVAATVAAGRPRPVDRAPRRPPWLRIGGVGGGESR
- a CDS encoding DoxX family protein, with amino-acid sequence MYRSLTGTPRDVVLLVARLLLAYIMVMHSWKKIDAGLFDTATVFAKFGIPLAIAAASFTIVVELVFSLSVALGLRMVVPGALMTFVMAGAIWFVHGRNGLFMADNGWALVGTIICATLILMTAGAGRFSVDELLSRQAARRMEQTQAIPRQTVAV
- a CDS encoding helix-turn-helix transcriptional regulator, encoding MRTPRPGESKSELGEFLQARRAAVTPMSAGLPETGRRRVAGLRREEVALLVGLSTDYYVRLEQGRGGRPSESVLDALSRVLMLDDTQRAHLHHLAHPPRRHPRTARVAPERVTAATRFFLETLTVPALVITRTTQVIGWNALACEVIVDFAARPETERNTAWLLFCDDEVAARQRDWDNAARNTVGTLRMTAGQRPDHPDLAELVGTLGVRSETFRRLWAEHHVHEKAGGVQLLRHPEVGDLDLTYLTWTTPAAPDQMLVTYTPEPGSPSARAIDLLGSMTATHRETAGDPTSATEA
- a CDS encoding phosphatase PAP2 family protein, producing MDDRARPPLPARLTGPVAALLLVLAGVLVAIAYTGVLQAGDTETAVGLAADRIPGVTVAAVVVTEIGNTAGSTAVGLIGGAVLAYRGRPAAGLCLAAVPIVASGVFTAVKRVLDRARPPADLQVVSAANESLPSGHATMVAAAWTTLVLVLWPLLRARGRVLLTAFAVLWAGAVGSTRVYLGVHWLSDVLAGWALGAALAFTGVTVLSLVLSRRAVRAAA
- a CDS encoding nuclear transport factor 2 family protein, which produces MTNSERTDSAPATPQPAHLSQASLEEKITYLLDRVQIADVVQRYGECTDMRDFARLRTCFVDEIEVDHSPTIGMGRMRVSADRWCELAEEFHSQLDGDEHMLIPQTMTVLGDTASCHVLMHAHHFYRQANGSPFQTLVGTYDMDLVRTDEGWKISRSIQGVHWSEGNWQFHSDIADSLTDVG